The nucleotide window GACCGAGGTCTTGACCTCGGCCAGGCCGGCGACCGGCCCGCTGTAGAGCACCTCGCCGCCGCCGTCGCCGGCCTTGGGGCCCACGTCCACGAGCCAGTCGGCGCGTCGCACGACGTCCATATTGTGTTCGACCACGAAGACCGAGTTGCCGGATGCCTTGAGCTGTTCGAGCACCACCAGCAGTGGTTCGGCGTCGGCGGGGTGCAGGCCGGCGGAGGGTTCGTCGAGCACGTAGATCACGCCGAACAGGCCGCTGCGCAGCTGGGTGGCGATGCGCAGGCGCTGCATCTCGCCCGGGGAGAGGGTGGGGGTGGAGCGGCTCAGGCTGAGGTAGCCCAGCCCGAGATCGATGAGCACCGTCAGCCGACGCACCAGGTCGCCGGCCACGGTGACGGCCACCTCGGTGACCTCGCCGGACTGGATGGATCGGTGTGAGCCGGCTGCATCGGTGAGTTCCGCTGTGGGGCGGAGGACGTCGGCCAGCTCGATGAGGGTGAGTGCGTTGAGCTCGTTGATCGGTCGACCGGCGAACGTCACCGCGAGGGCCTCGGCACGCAGGCCGCTGCCGCCGCAGAGCAGGCACGGCCCGGTCTCCACGAACGGGAGCACCCGCTGGCGCATCTGAGCGCTCTTTGAGTCGGCCAGCGTGTGCATCACGTAGCTCTTCGCGCTCCAGAACCGGCCCTTGTAGGGCTTGGCCACCCTGTCCCGCTGTGGGGTGACCTCAACGACGGGCTGTTCCTCGGTATAGAGGAGCCAGTCGCGGGCCTCGCGGCTGAGCTCTCGCCAGGGCAGGTCGATGTCGTAGCCGAGCACCGCGGTGACGTCGCGCAGGTTCTTGCCCTGCCAGGCGCCCGGCCAGGCCGCGATGGCGCCGTCGCGGATGCTCAGACTCGCGTCGGGCACCAGCAGCGGCTCGGTGACGGTGTGGGAGATGCCCAGCCCGTGGCACTGCGGGCAGGCCCCCGTTGCCGTATTGGGTGAGAAGGCGTCGGAATCCAGGCGCAGGTCGGACCCGGCTGGATAGGTGCCGGCGCGGGAGTACAGCATCCGCATCGAGTTGGACAGCGTGGTGACGGTGCCCACCGTGGAGCGAGAGCTGGGTGAGCCACGGCGCTGCTGCAGCGCGACCGCGGGCGGCAGGCCGGTGATCAGGTCGACGTGCGGGGTGTGGCCCTGCTGGATGAGCCGGCGAGCGTATGGGGCGACGGACTCGAAGAACCGGCGCTGCGCTTCGGCGAAGATGGTGCCGAACGCCAGCGACGACTTTCCGGAGCCGGAGACGCCGGTGAACGCGACGATGGCGTCACGGGGCACGTCCACGTTCACGTCGCGCAGGTTGTTCTCCCTAGCCCCGCGCACGCGCACGAAGCCGTCGGCGCCGGGATGGGCGGCGAGGGCCGCGGGTAGGGGCGAGGAGGAGGCGTTGGAGGTGGGCATTCGACCGACTCTAGTTCGACCCCCTGACATTCCACCCGTCGGGGCGCGTATCGTGGAGAAGTTGATCCTCGAAAGGCCTCGCTCCCATGCGCCGCACCATGTTCAAATCCAAGATCCACCGCGCCACCGTGACGCACTCCGCCCTGCACTATGTGGGGTCTCTGACCGTCGACCTCGACCTGCTCGACGCGGCCGACCTGCTGCCGGGCGAGTTGGCGAGCATTGTGAACGTCAATAACGGCGCCCGCTTCGAGACCTATCTGATCGCCGGCGAACGCGGCAGCGGTGTGATCGGCGTCAACGGCGCCGCGGCCCGGATGGCGCACGAGGGCGATCTGGTGATCATCATCTCCTACGCCCAGATGAGCACGAAGAAGGCCAGGGCGTATCAGCCCACCGTGGTGCACGTCGATGGGAACAACGCCATCATCAGCGTGGGAACCGACCCGGCCGCCGCCCACGGCGACGACCTGGAGCGCCCGCCCCTCGCCGTCTGACCGCCCGCCGGTTTGCGGTCGCCAGCACACGCTGGTCGAGCTTGTCGAGACCTCGCGAGGCTGTCCGCACGACGCAGGCACGACGCGCGGGCCGGGTCGCCGGGTCTCGACAGGCTCGACCAGCGAGGCGGGCACGACGCGCGGGGCCGGGTCGCCGGGTCTCGACAGGCTCGACCAGCGAGGGGGTCGCCAGCACACGCTGGTCGAGCTTGTCGAGACCTCGCGAGGTCGTCTGCACGACGCGGGCACGGCCCGCCGGTCTGCCGGCACGACGAAGCCCCGCCGGCCACGGTCGCCCCGAGGTATCGGGACAGTCGTGATCGGCGGGGCCGGTCGAGCGGGTGTTACGCGGTGGCGAGGATGTCGACGACGAACACGAGGGTGTCCGTGCCGCTGATGCCGGCAGTGTCATTGCCGGTGTCGCCGTAGCCCAGGTCCGGCGGGATGACGATGACGACCTGCGAGCCGACGGTCTGGCCGACCAGGCCCTGGCCGAAGCCGGCGATGACCTCCGAGGTCGAGAACGACGTGGGTCCGCCGCCGCCCCAGCTCTGGTCGAACACCTTGCCGGTGCCCCAGATCACTCCGGCGTACTGCACGGTGACGGTGCCGCCATCGGCAACGACAGCGCCGTCGCCCTTCTTGAGCACCTCGACTGCGAGTTCGGTGGGCGGGTCTGTCTCCGGAACCGTCACGGTCGGTGCGCCGTCATCGGCGAGTTCCACCGTGGGGAAGCCGTCCAGCGGCTTCTGGTCTTCGCCGGTGGCGCGGGTGGGCACCTTGTCCTTGACGTCGATCACGAAGAGCATCTGGTCGGTCGCGGCCACACCCAGGTCGGTGTTGCCGGTGTCGCCGAAGCCGTCGGCGGGCGGGATGACCACGGCCACCCGGTCGCCCACGTTGGAGCAGGCCACGCCCTTGAGGATTCCGGAGATCACGCTCTGGTTGTCCACGACGTTGACCGTGAGGCCGGCCTCGTCGCCGTAGCCGGCAGCGCTGAGCTTGGCTCCGGTGGTGGCGTTGTACGCGGCGTAGGAGATGGAGACGGAATCGCCCTCGACCACGGCGTCGCCGGTGCCTTCGGTGACCACGGTGCGCTCGGTCGCCTCGGCAGCCAGGGGCGTGTCGAAGGTCACGGTCGGCTCGACGCCGGCGTCACCGGTCACGGTCACCGCATCCGAGGTAGTGCCGGGGTCTGTGCACTCGATCGCGGCGGTCGTCGCCGTGGGCGTCGCCTCCGTGTCGGGCGACGCAGCGCATCCGGTCAGGGCGATGGCGGCAACTGCCGTCAGGGTGAGAAAAGTAGGAACAGTGCGCACGCAGGAGTCTCCAGTCAGGGTCGGGCCTCGTACAGTCTGGCCCCTCCACCTATGTATGTGCTGAATCGAGGGTCTCACCGACGGTTTTTCTGGCCGATTCTGGAGGGGACTTTGGTCCCTGGCGGGACCCAAGCGGAGTTCTAGACTGGATTCACGGCCTCGAGAATTCATCGGGCCGAGCTGGTCGATGGTGACCGAACCCACCGACAGTGGCGCCACGCTTCATCACGGCAACGTTCTCCTTTGATTGACGCCCTGCCTCACCCAATCGAACGCCGCTCGATCCGGTGAATGCATGTCAACAGAAAGAGCCATTCGTGTCCGACACCAAGTCGACCTCCGCAAACGCCGTCTCCATGGACCGCTGGGAGAGCCTCAAGCGCGAGTACTTCATGCGCACCCACCGCAGTGCCCCCATCGGTTCCCTCCCCGCCGCCGCAGCAACGGCCACGGTCGCCGACCCGAACGCCGAGTAGACCACTGGTCAGCGGCGTTCCTGCCGGAGTCCGCCACGCAAGTGGATGGCCGGGAGAGCGAGTACCGCCGCGGTCGCCGGCACGACCATGAGGGCCGAGAGCCCGAAGATGATCGGCATGCCCACGAGGTAGGCCTCTGACCGGGTCGACCCGGCCGCCTGCATCAGGTCCACCTGAAAGGTGAGCACGGAGCCGAGGACGACCAGGCCGATGGTGCCGCCCAGGGACAGGAAGAACGACACCGACGAGCTCATCGACCCGACCGTGCGGTACGACACCGTGGTCTGCGCGGTGAGGATCAGGTTCTGGATCACCGCGCCCAAGCCGCAGGCGATGAGCACCGTGCCGATGACGGCCATCGGGATGGGCGCGACGTGCATCTGGGAGAGCACGGCATTGCCGGCGAAGAGCGCCACCGCGCCGAGCACTATGACCGGACGCACCCGGCCGGTGCGGCTGATGTACCGGCCGGCCGCGAAGGCCGTGGCCACGGTTCCGAGCGCCATCGGGGTCAGCAGTACCCCGGCCGTGGCCGGCGAGAGGCCCACGCCGAACTGCAGGTACTGGGTGATGAACACCGAGCCGCTGAAGAGGGTGGTGCCAGAGAAGAACGCCGCGACGATGCAGAGCAGCGGCACTCGGGCGGCCAGCAGGCGCAGCGGCAGAATCGGATCCTCGGCGCGCAGCTCCACCAAGACGGCCACGACGAGGGCGATCAGCCCGATCGCGACCGTCACCGCGACCAGCCACTCCGAGGCGGCCGCGTGCGTGAGCGCCGAGATGCAGATGAGCGACGAGGTCACTCCCAGGGCGATCAGGCCGGCGCCGGCGAAGTCGGCACGCATCCGTTGGTGCGGCGTGCGCACGATCCGCAGGGTCGCCGCGATCACGATCACCGACACCAGCGCGCCGGGGATGCTGAGCAGGAAGCACCACTGCCAGCCGAGGCCGGGGGTCTGCACGATCAGCCCGCCGAGTACGGGCCCGCTGAGGGTCGCGGTGGTTTGCATGCTGCTCAGCCAGGCATTGACCCGGCCGCGCTGGCGGGGTTCGACCAGCGCGGCGACCACGATCACGACGAGCGAGAGGATGCCGCCCAGGCCGACGCCCTGCAGCGCGCGGCCCACGATGAGCTGCGTCGTGTTCAGGGAGAGGGCCGCGACGAGGGAGCCGACCGCGAAGAAGACCAGGCCGGCCTGCAGGATGGCCTTGGGGTTGAAGCGATCGCCGAGTTTGCCCCAGATCGGGGTGGTGGCGGTGTTGCCGAGGATGGTCGCGGCGACGATCCAGGTGGAGTGCGAGGTGGGCCCGGGCAGGTTCTGCATGATGGACGGAATCGAGGTGGCGACGATCGTGGCGCTCAACCCGGCGACGAACTGGGCGATGAGGAGCCCGCTGAGCGGGACCACGATCGGGCGGAGGGTCGGGCGGGGGATCTGGTCGCCCTGCGGCTTCACTATGCTCACGATTCTCCTCATTCGAGAACGAGTTTTGCAGTGTCATGTTGCGGCCGGATTGCGCCGCCCGGCCGCCGGGGCCCGGTGTGTATCGGGAGCATTGCGCCACACCGGCGCCGGGTGCGGCCGGCAGTCGGCGCGGCCGGCCCGGCTGCGGAGCGGGACCTTCGACCTCGAAGTCCGGCACGGCTGAGCGATATGATGAATTTATGGAATCACTGATTCAGGATGTCTCCGACCCGTTCACGGACGCGAACCGCCCGCTCTATGAGGTGAAGGCCAACCTCTTCAAGGGCCTGGCCCATCCGGTGCGCGTGCGGGTGCTGGAGGTGCTCGCCAACGCCGAGACCGACCTGTCGGTGTCCGACCTGCTCAGCGATACCGGGCTCGAGGCCTCGCACCTCTCCCAGCACCTGTCGGTGCTGCGCCGGCACAATCTGGTGATGGCCGAGCGGCGCGGCAGCCTGGTCTTCTACCGGCTGGCCTACCCGCAGGTCGCCGACCTCCTCGCGGTGGCCAGGCAGCTGCTGGTGGAGATCCTCGACACCACGCAGAAGAACCTGGCCGACACCGTGGGCCTGCTCCGGATCACGCCGACGGATGCCGCGTCCACGAGCGCGGTGACCCGATGAGCACGATCGGCACCGCCGCATCCGCAACCGGCCGCTACATGCGCGCCCTGCTGCCCAGCTGGCAGGACTACCGCGATGTGAAGCGCACCTGGCGCGGGGACATCGTGGCCGGGCTCACGGTGGGCATCATCGCACTGCCACTCGCCCTCGCCTTCGGCGTCAGCTCCGGCGCCGGCGCCGAGAGCGGCCTTATCACAGCCATCGTGGCCGGCGTCATCGCGGCCGTGTTCGGCGGCTCCAACATCCAGGTCTCCGGGCCGACCGGCGCGATGGTCGTGGTGCTCGGCCCGGTCGTCGCCGCCCACGGCGTGGGCGTCGTCGCCGTGCTCAGCCTGATGGCCGGCCTCATCGTGATCGCCGCCGGCGCGCTCAAGCTCGGCCGCGCGGTCACGTTCATCCCCTGGCCGGTGATCGAGGGGTTCACCCTCGGCATCGCCGTCATCATCTTCCTCCAGCAGGTGCCCGCCGCGATCGGGTCCAAGGCCGGCGCGAGCAGCAACGCCTTCGTGGCCGCCGTGCAGTCGTTCCAGACCGTGGACTGGTCTACCGTGATCATTCCCGTGGCCATGGTGCTCGTCGTCGCGGCGATCATGCTGTTGGCCCCCCTCGTGCACAAGAAGCTGCCGGGGTCGATCGTGGCCATCATCGTGGTGACCGCGATCGCCAACCTCGCCGACCTGCCGCTGGCCCGCATCGGCGAGCTGCCCAGCTCGCTGCCGTCGCCCATGCTGCCGCAACTGGATGCCGGCGTGCTCGGCTCGCTGGTGGGCCCCGCGCTCACGATCGCGGCGCTCGCCGCCATCGAGTCGCTGTTGTCGGCCCGGGTGGCCGTCACCCTCTCCGACACCGGTCCGTACGACGCCGACCGCGAGCTGGTGGGCCAGGGCCTGGCCTCGATCGCCTCCGGCTTCTTCGGCGGCATGCCCGCCACCGGCGCGATCGCCCGCACGGCCGTGAACATCCGCTCGGGCGGCCGCACCCGGCTGGCGGCCATCGTGCACTCGATCGTGCTGATCGGCGTGGTCTACCTGGCCACTGGAGTGGTCTCGCAGATCCCACTCGCCGCGCTGTCCGGCGTGCTCATGATGACCGCGGCCCGGATGATCTCCATCGCCACCGTGCGCAGCATCATCGGCTCCACCGGCTCCGACGCCACGGTGTTCATCATCACCGCCCTCGTCACGGTCTCGGTCGACCTCATCGTGGCCGTGGGCATCGGCATCGCCGTTGCCGCGTTCTTCGCGCTGCGGTCGGTCTCGGCCTCCAGCGGTGTGCACCGCGAAGAATTGCCGGGCGAACCGGTGCCCGGCGACGAACGAATCGCCCTGTTCCGGCTCGACGGCGCGCTGTTCTTCGGTGCGGCCGAGCGGATGCTCGAACGCGTCAATCAGACCAGCCACATCACCGTCGTGATCATCCGGATGTCGCAGCTGCAGATCCTCGACGCCACCGGCGCCCGGGTGATCACCGAGATGATCCAGGCGCTCGAACGCCGCGGCATCACGGTGCTCGTCAAGGGCATCCAGCCGCGGCACCTCAAGCTCGTCACCCGGGTGGGCGTGATCACGTCGTTGCGGCACCGCAACCACCTGTTCACCGACCTCGAGGCCGCCATCGAACACGCCCGCAGCCACGTCACCAGGGCCGCGACGGCGGCGGGCAGCACGGATGTCGGCGACTTCGGCTGGACCAGCGCCATCCGGCTGCCCAGGGACTAGCTCAGCGGGCCAGCGAGGCCAGCTCGGCGCGGGTGGAGGCACCCACCTTGCGCAGCAGGTTGGCAACGTGGAACTTCACCGTGTTCTCGCTGATCAGCAGCTCGGCCGCGATGGCCTTGTTGCGTGCGCCGGAGGCGACGAGGGCCAGCACGCCCTGCTCGCGCGGGCTCAGCCCCCACTCGGAGGCCGGGGTCAGCGGCGCCAGGGGAGCGTCGAGCGGCAGCGACACCGTGAGCTCAGAACCCCAGCCGACCGTGGCCCGCACGCCGAAGGTGCCGCCGAGCGCGGCGACCCTGGCCGTGAGCGGGCCGACGCCGGGGGAGTCGGCGGTGAGGTTTCCGGCGCCGTCGTCGCGGATCTGGATGAGCAGGTTGCTGCCGTCGCAGTCCCACTGCACCCGCACGCGGCTCACCCCGGCCTGCTCCACTAGAGCCAGCACGGAACCGCGCACGATGGCCCGGCCCGCGTGGGCGACCTCGCCGGGCAGGGCGCGTCCGTTCGCCGGCGGTTCGACGAACTGCACGTCGAGGTCACCGAATCGCACCAGCGGCCGCAGGTCGTCCCGCAGCCGGGCGAAGGCTGCAGCGACGGGCTCCTCCGCCAGCGACCGGTCCCGGTCGGAGACCGCCCGCAGGCTCACCATGGCGCTCGCGGCCAGGTCGGTGGCCGTCTGGCGGGCGGCCTCTGCGCTCACTGTGGGGGAGCGCAGCACCGCGAGCATCGACTCCAGGGCCGTCGAGTGGGCATCCGTGAGATCGGCGATGAGTTTGGCACGGTCGGCCGACGCGGCCCGGGAGTCGAGCAGATAGGCGGGGGTGGCCGCGGCGACCTGCTGCCGGATGCTGGTGGCCACGAGCTGCCAGAGCCGGCCGACCAGCGCGAGGGTCGACTCCGGATCGGCGCGGCCGGCCGGGGTGAGTCCGGGGTCGGTGAGCACCAGCAGGGCACCCGTCGAGGCCAGCCACGCTGTGATCGGCCGGTCGGTTCCGCCGATCACGGCCCGCAGGCCCCAGGGGTCGGAGACCTCGGTGGTGAGGGAGCGGCGCACGGCGTCGAGTTCGAGGAGGGTGACCTCGTCGATGATCGCCGGGTCGCCGGCCTTCTTCTGCGGCCGTCCCGTGCAGTCCTCGGTGAAGATCACCAGGGCGGTGTGCCCGATGAGCGGCTGCAGCAGGGTGGAGAAGCCGCCGGCGATGTCGAGCAGGGAACTCGCGACGACGGCCTGCAGGGCGTCAAGCAGCTCGATGGAATGGGGGTTGGCTATCGACTTCACCGGTTCAGCCTATCCGGATCCGCCGATTCCGCCGGTCATGCCTACCCGTCCGGGTAGGGCAGCTCCCCGTTCGGCGGGCCGCACCCGGCCGCCGCTGCGGCAACCATGGAGGGATGGCCAGCACCGACTCCCTCCGCTCCGACTCCACCGGCTCCGAAACGACCGGCACCGAAACGACCGGCGTGCTCCCGGCCCTCCAGATGATCCTGGCCGAGAACGCCGCCGTGGTCGGCCGCCTGGCCGCGGATGCCGGCGCTGCCACCGGCCTGGACGCCGTGGCGCACCGGCTCCTGGCGGCCGACCGGGTCTTCGTGCTCGGCGCCGGCCGGTCGGGGTTGGCGCTGCGGATGACGGCCATGCGGCTGATGCACCTGGGCCTCGTCGTGCACGTGGTCGGCGACGCCACCACCCCGGCGATCACCGCCACCGACGCGCTGCTGGTGGCGAGCGGCTCCGGCAGCACCGCCGGCATCGTGCGCGCCGCCGAGACCGCACACGCGCTGGGAGCCACGGTTCTCGCGTTCACCACCGCGCCGGCCTCCCCGCTGGCCGGACTGTCCGACGTGACCGTCGTCATCCCGGCCGCCCAGAAGCAGGACCACGGCGGAACCCTGTCGGCGCAGTACTCCGGCGGGTTGTTCGAGCAAGCGGTGCTGTTCGCCGGCGACGCCGTCTTCCACACCCTGTGGCAGGCATCCGGTGTCGCCGCCGACGAGCTCTGGCCCCGGCACGCCAACCTCGAGTAGCGCTCGAGCCTCTCACCCACCCGCGGTATCCACCGCTCCACAGATACAGAAAGCAGTCCCCATGAAGCTTCAAGTTGCAATGGATGTCCTCACCACCGCCGACGCGCTCGCGCTCGCCGGCAAGGTCGCCCCGTACGTCGACATCATCGAGCTCGGCACCCCGCTGATCAAGGCGGAGGGGCTGCGTGCCGTCACCGCGATCAAGCAGGCCCACCCCGACAAGATCGTCTTCGCCGACCTCAAGACCATGGATGCCGGCGAGCTCGAGGCAGACATCGCCTTCACGGCGGGCGCCGACCTCGTCACCGTGCTCGGCACGGCCGGCGATAGCACCATCGTGGGCGCCGTCGCGGCGGCCACCAAGCACGGCAAGGGCATCGTCGTCGACCTGATCGGCGTCGCCGACAAGGTGACCCGGGCCCGCGAGGTCACCGCTCTCGGCGCCGTTTTCGTGGAGATGCACGCCGGCCTCGACGAGCAGGCCGAGGAGGGCTTCTCGCTGGACACCCTGCTCACCGCCGGCGAGACCGCCCAGGTGCCGTTCTCGCTGGCCGGCGGCGTCTCCGCCGCCACCATCGCCGCCGTGCAGCGCGCCGGCGCATCCGTCGCCGTCGCCGGTGGCGCGATCTATGGCGCCGACGACCCGGCCGCCGCTGCTGCCGAGCTGCGCGCAGCCATCAACTAACCCGGCGAGTTACGCCAAAAAGCCCCTTCAGCGTGTCTGAAGGGGCTTTTTGCGGCAAGTCGACACCGGCAAGCAAACGGGAGGCTCAGCCCAGCAGCAGTTTGGCGAGCTGGTCGGTGGAGTGCACGACAGCGGTGGCCAGCGCGGCCTCCGCGGGGGAGCCGTAGCCCCACTCGACGAGGATCGTGGGCACTCCGTTGGCCGCGGCGCCCTCGGCGTCGTAGCTGCGGTCGCCCACCATGACGACCGCGGAGGTGTCCACGCCGGCCGAGGCGAAGCGCACGAGGGCCTCCTCGACGATGTCAGCCTTGGCGCTGCGGGTCTCGTTCTCGGTGGCGCCGACCATGACGGTGAAGTACTGGGCCAGTTCGAAGTGCTCGAGAATTGCGATGGCGGTGTGCTCGGGCTTGCTCGTGGCCAGCCCCAGCGGGATGCCGGCTTCGTGGATGCGCTCGAGCAGGCCGGCGACGCCCGGGTACACCGCGGTGTCCAGCGAGGCGGGGCCCTGGTAGTCGGCGCGGTAGACGGCGAGGGCCTCGAGGGCCTCGTCGGGGGTCATGCCGGCGTACTCGCCGAAGGCGGCGAGCAGGGGCGGGCCGACGTAGGCCATCAGCTCGGTGTCGGAGGGAACCGGACGGCCGAGCAGGGCGAAGGTGCGGGCCAGCGAGTTCGTGATGGCCGGGGCGGAGTCCGTGATGGTTCCGTCGAGGTCGAAGAGGATGGCGCTCCAGGTGCGCGTCAAGGTGGGGTTCACTCGCAACATCTTAGGGCCGTAAGGAGCAAACCCTTGCATGTGAGGCTTGATCAGGGTAAGAGCGACACGCCATTCCCAGCCGTCTCCCGCCCGCGACCTGCGGTAATTGTTGCCAGTCCGGACTTTTGCGCCCGGCGTGCCGGGCGCATTTGTCCGCGCGGGTAACAGTTTGCGCTAAAAGAGTTTGGAGGCGGTGTCGTCGAGGCCGCGCATGGCGTCGTAGTCGAGCACCAGGCAACGGATGCCGCGGTCCTCGGCCAGCATCCGCGCCTGCGGTTTGATCTGCTGCGCGGCGAACACGCCCACGACGGGCGCCAGGTGCGGGTCGCGGTTCATCAGCTCGAGGTACCGGGTGAGCTGTTCGACACCGTCGATGTCGCCGCGGCGCTTGAGCTCCACGGCCACCGAGGCGCCCTGCGCATCCCTGGCCAGGATGTCGACCGGGCCGATCGCGGTCATGTACTCGCGGCGCACCAGGGTGTGGCCGTCGCCGAGGAGGTGGATGTGCTCGGCCAGCAGCTTCTGCAGGTGCGCCTCGACGCCGTCCTTGATCAGGCCGGGGTCGATGCCGAGCTCGTGTGCCGAGTCGTGCTGCACCTCGTAGATGCTCACGATGAGCTGGTCGTTGGTCTTGGCGTGCGTCACTGTCCACAGCTCGGTGACGCCGGCCTCCACCTGCAACTCGTCGGGCGCGGACACCGCCAGGCTGCACGGCGGGCTCATCCAGTTGAGTGGCTTGTAGGAGCCGCCGTCGGAGTGCACGAGCAGACTGCCGTCGGATTTGAGCATGAGCAGGCGGGTGGCGAGCGGCAAATGCGCGCTGAGCCGTCCGGCGTAGTCAACTGAACATTTTGCTATAACGAGGCGCACTGAACGAGCTTAACCGGCGGCGGGGGTGCGGGTGCGCTCGCGGGCGGCCGGCGCGGCCAGTCCGGCCAGCGCCATGAGCACCACGATCACGAAGAGGGCGTTCAGGATGCCCACCCGCTCGCCGATCAGGCCCAGCACCGGTGGCCCGACCAGGAACGCGAAATACCCGATCATGGCGACGGCGCTCACCCGGGCGGCCGCGTTGGCGGTGTCGTCGGCGGCGGCGGACATGCCAACGGGGAAGCCGAGCGACGCGCCGATGCCCCACAGCACGGTGCCCACGACGAGCAGCCAGATGGCCGGCGCCAGGATCACGAGCAGCAAGCCGGCCACACCCAGCACCGAGCAGGCCCGCAGCACCGGCACCCGGCCGAACCTGTCCAGCACCGGTCCGCCGAGCACCCGGCCCACCGTCATCGCCGACACGAACACCCCGAAGACCAGCGCCCCGGTGGCGTCACTCTGGCCGTGCCCGTCGACCACGGCCAGGGCCAGCCAGTCGCTGGCCGAGCCCTCGGCGAACGTCATGCCGAGCACGATTACCCCGATGAGCAGGATGCTGGAGTCCCGCCACACGCCGAGGCTCGTGCGCATCCGCTCA belongs to Cryobacterium sp. SO2 and includes:
- the hxlB gene encoding 6-phospho-3-hexuloisomerase, yielding MASTDSLRSDSTGSETTGTETTGVLPALQMILAENAAVVGRLAADAGAATGLDAVAHRLLAADRVFVLGAGRSGLALRMTAMRLMHLGLVVHVVGDATTPAITATDALLVASGSGSTAGIVRAAETAHALGATVLAFTTAPASPLAGLSDVTVVIPAAQKQDHGGTLSAQYSGGLFEQAVLFAGDAVFHTLWQASGVAADELWPRHANLE
- the nucS gene encoding endonuclease NucS translates to MRLVIAKCSVDYAGRLSAHLPLATRLLMLKSDGSLLVHSDGGSYKPLNWMSPPCSLAVSAPDELQVEAGVTELWTVTHAKTNDQLIVSIYEVQHDSAHELGIDPGLIKDGVEAHLQKLLAEHIHLLGDGHTLVRREYMTAIGPVDILARDAQGASVAVELKRRGDIDGVEQLTRYLELMNRDPHLAPVVGVFAAQQIKPQARMLAEDRGIRCLVLDYDAMRGLDDTASKLF
- a CDS encoding HAD hydrolase-like protein, which codes for MNPTLTRTWSAILFDLDGTITDSAPAITNSLARTFALLGRPVPSDTELMAYVGPPLLAAFGEYAGMTPDEALEALAVYRADYQGPASLDTAVYPGVAGLLERIHEAGIPLGLATSKPEHTAIAILEHFELAQYFTVMVGATENETRSAKADIVEEALVRFASAGVDTSAVVMVGDRSYDAEGAAANGVPTILVEWGYGSPAEAALATAVVHSTDQLAKLLLG
- the hxlA gene encoding 3-hexulose-6-phosphate synthase → MKLQVAMDVLTTADALALAGKVAPYVDIIELGTPLIKAEGLRAVTAIKQAHPDKIVFADLKTMDAGELEADIAFTAGADLVTVLGTAGDSTIVGAVAAATKHGKGIVVDLIGVADKVTRAREVTALGAVFVEMHAGLDEQAEEGFSLDTLLTAGETAQVPFSLAGGVSAATIAAVQRAGASVAVAGGAIYGADDPAAAAAELRAAIN